In the Desulfovibrio sp. genome, one interval contains:
- the pgl gene encoding 6-phosphogluconolactonase has product MSGLSRSIHLTVHIHKDPAAMAERAAHILAAACEEAIADRGVFRIALSGGQTPTPLFRLLAGKDWADRLPWDKMTFYWVDERCVGPDHPDSNYGLARRELLSMVPATHFFRMRGEEDPVEAAVKYEQQIRAEFNLGHHELPRFDFMLLGMGEDGHTGSIFPNSPALAERKRLVIDQYVPERKADRLTLTLPVINNARCCMFLVTGKEKHDVLSRALNLLAEPTLPAQKVRPGFGELIWVVDEAAARGE; this is encoded by the coding sequence ATGTCGGGCCTCAGCCGTTCCATACACCTTACGGTGCATATCCATAAAGACCCCGCAGCCATGGCCGAACGCGCCGCCCACATTCTGGCGGCTGCCTGCGAAGAAGCCATTGCTGACAGGGGTGTTTTCCGCATTGCCCTTTCTGGCGGGCAAACCCCCACGCCGCTCTTTCGCCTGCTGGCGGGCAAAGACTGGGCCGACCGCCTGCCCTGGGACAAAATGACTTTTTACTGGGTGGACGAGCGCTGCGTTGGCCCCGATCACCCGGACAGCAACTACGGCCTCGCCCGCCGCGAACTGCTCAGCATGGTTCCGGCCACCCACTTTTTCCGCATGCGCGGCGAAGAAGACCCCGTTGAAGCCGCCGTCAAGTACGAGCAGCAGATCAGGGCCGAATTCAATCTTGGTCACCACGAACTGCCCCGCTTCGACTTTATGCTGCTGGGCATGGGCGAAGACGGCCACACCGGTTCCATCTTCCCCAATTCGCCCGCCCTGGCCGAGCGCAAACGCCTTGTGATCGACCAGTACGTGCCCGAACGCAAGGCCGACCGCCTTACGCTCACCCTGCCCGTCATCAACAACGCGCGTTGCTGCATGTTTCTGGTGACCGGCAAGGAAAAGCACGATGTGCTCTCACGCGCGCTGAACCTGCTGGCAGAGCCCACCCTGCCCGCGCAGAAGGTGCGCCCCGGCTTTGGCGAACTTATCTGGGTTGTGGACGAAGCCGCCGCCAGAGGCGAATAG
- a CDS encoding RidA family protein has translation MSKEVISTSNAPGAVGPYSQGIKTGNLFFFSGQIPIDPAVGKMVEDDVTAQAEQACKNVMALLESQGLTADNVVKSTVFITDMGTFAAVNEVYKKYFTAPCPARSCVEVSKLPLGAQVEIEVIASL, from the coding sequence ATGAGCAAGGAAGTCATAAGCACCAGCAATGCCCCCGGAGCGGTGGGCCCCTACAGTCAGGGCATCAAAACCGGCAACCTGTTCTTTTTCTCCGGCCAGATTCCCATTGACCCCGCCGTCGGCAAGATGGTGGAGGACGACGTGACTGCCCAGGCCGAACAGGCCTGCAAAAATGTTATGGCACTGCTTGAATCGCAGGGCCTCACCGCCGACAACGTGGTCAAGAGCACCGTGTTCATTACCGATATGGGCACATTTGCCGCTGTGAACGAAGTGTACAAAAAGTATTTTACGGCTCCCTGCCCCGCGCGTTCGTGCGTGGAGGTCAGCAAGCTGCCCCTTGGCGCTCAGGTTGAAATCGAGGTCATTGCCTCCCTGTAA
- a CDS encoding methyltransferase domain-containing protein, producing MDDQQADTAGQFTLQMQKLLLQHSIAAWPRRGRTLLEINCGRGDFLPLLWECGFDMTATESDPDLRAEADRMADRAEVLAAADDHLPFDDGEFDWVVLHLVSHGTQNALNAMAEALRVASAGVALTFWNAASLPYMLHRVTNRKNPWHGPVFCWWQVWRALRSLAAGSISGASVLAGPQGTWNAQCVLSRCNRVLPWLPMGAWGIIRIDLNKSRPVTPLPLRLGRRRMRRPEPVMECGHKSQTKAVNTER from the coding sequence ATGGATGACCAACAAGCGGATACAGCAGGGCAGTTTACCCTGCAAATGCAAAAGCTGCTTTTGCAGCACAGCATTGCCGCCTGGCCGCGCCGGGGGCGCACGCTGCTTGAGATAAACTGCGGCAGGGGCGACTTTTTGCCCTTGCTGTGGGAGTGCGGCTTTGACATGACCGCCACCGAATCAGACCCCGACCTGCGGGCCGAAGCTGACCGCATGGCCGACCGGGCCGAAGTTCTGGCCGCTGCAGACGACCACCTGCCCTTTGACGATGGTGAATTTGACTGGGTTGTGCTGCACCTTGTGTCGCACGGGACCCAAAACGCGCTCAATGCCATGGCCGAAGCGCTGCGCGTGGCCTCTGCCGGCGTTGCCCTTACCTTCTGGAACGCGGCTTCGCTGCCCTATATGCTGCACCGCGTCACCAACCGCAAAAATCCGTGGCACGGCCCGGTCTTTTGCTGGTGGCAGGTATGGCGGGCGCTCAGAAGTCTTGCCGCGGGCAGCATCAGCGGCGCAAGTGTGCTTGCGGGGCCGCAGGGAACGTGGAACGCCCAGTGCGTGCTCTCGCGCTGCAACAGGGTTTTGCCCTGGCTGCCCATGGGCGCGTGGGGAATCATTCGCATTGATCTGAACAAGTCGCGCCCGGTTACACCACTGCCCTTACGGCTTGGCCGCAGGCGCATGCGCCGCCCCGAGCCTGTGATGGAATGCGGCCACAAATCACAGACCAAAGCCGTCAACACTGAAAGGTAA
- a CDS encoding translation initiation factor IF-2: MSLPVVASIVAFIRKHTFVLAAILLVVLAAVGGYSGWRHYQYRQTAEFAFTQIKDALHPTKPADLAQRIDFSAITRPLVQAVAQHYPNLKKGPNQLRDLSDIIQIGLLKQARSKEEPAKEETDELARLKTPLYVLPPTFYTQLAATLTLQNPTETTALIAARVRHPVLNKEFSLLLRMDKTVEGWKVDDFVNAEEVVRQFREYQVERMTAQRQIILDKNAKIKTRMEEMLPIKSCTVSAGLISDGKTLLVVVNAKGKNTGTVMINNMDLSAKICTPDGTELLHRFLNAVQPTVPGEDFERNWTIEMDGESAQGKAILSGRKLTCEASWKTLGLANGEILHFTVAPALLEEFQ, translated from the coding sequence ATGAGTCTGCCCGTCGTTGCCTCAATTGTTGCCTTTATCCGCAAGCACACCTTTGTGCTGGCGGCCATTCTGCTTGTCGTGCTTGCCGCTGTGGGTGGCTACAGCGGCTGGCGGCATTACCAGTACCGCCAGACAGCCGAATTTGCCTTTACGCAGATCAAGGATGCCCTGCACCCCACCAAACCCGCAGATCTGGCGCAACGCATAGATTTCAGCGCCATCACCAGACCGCTGGTGCAGGCTGTGGCGCAGCACTACCCCAATCTCAAAAAAGGTCCCAACCAGCTGCGCGACCTGAGCGACATAATTCAGATTGGCCTGCTCAAGCAGGCCCGTTCCAAGGAAGAACCCGCCAAGGAAGAAACAGACGAGCTCGCGCGCCTCAAAACGCCCCTCTATGTTTTGCCGCCCACCTTTTACACACAGCTTGCGGCAACGCTGACCCTGCAAAACCCCACGGAAACCACGGCCCTTATCGCAGCCAGGGTACGGCACCCGGTACTGAACAAGGAATTTTCGCTTTTGCTGCGCATGGACAAGACCGTCGAAGGCTGGAAGGTTGACGACTTTGTCAACGCCGAAGAAGTGGTGCGCCAGTTCCGCGAGTACCAGGTCGAGCGCATGACAGCACAACGGCAGATCATTCTTGACAAAAATGCCAAGATAAAGACACGCATGGAAGAGATGCTTCCCATAAAGTCCTGCACGGTGAGCGCGGGGCTGATTTCTGACGGCAAAACACTGCTGGTCGTGGTAAATGCCAAGGGCAAAAATACCGGCACGGTCATGATCAACAATATGGACCTTTCGGCAAAAATCTGCACACCTGATGGAACAGAACTGCTGCACCGCTTTCTGAATGCCGTGCAGCCCACGGTTCCCGGCGAAGATTTTGAACGCAACTGGACCATTGAAATGGACGGCGAAAGTGCCCAGGGCAAGGCTATTCTGTCAGGGCGCAAGCTCACCTGCGAGGCCTCGTGGAAAACCCTGGGCCTTGCCAACGGCGAAATATTGCACTTTACCGTGGCGCCCGCCCTGCTGGAAGAATTTCAGTAA
- the ettA gene encoding energy-dependent translational throttle protein EttA — MSNEPDKIIYSMIRVTKRHGQKEVLKDISLSYFYGAKIGVLGLNGAGKSSLLRILAGVDQAFDGKTVLAPGYTIGYLEQEPLKDETRTVREVVEDGVSELTAIAREFEEINAKFAEPMEADEMDALITRQAEVQELMDAKNVWDLDSRLEMAMDALRCPPGDMPVPQISGGERRRVALCRLLLESPDILLLDEPTNHLDAESVAWLERFLSTFPGTVIAVTHDRYFLDNVAGWILELDRGRGIPWKGNYSSWLEQKQKRLANEERTEADRQKTLQRELEWVRMSPKGRHAKGKARLNAYEAMLSHESEKRAPDLEIYIPPGQRLGKVVFELEGVSKGMGDRELMENVNAIIPPGAIVGIIGPNGAGKTTLFKMLVGQEKPDTGTLKVGETVQFAYVDQGRESLTPGKTVYEVISDGAETIKLGGREVNARAYCTRFNFHGADQQKKVDVLSGGERNRVHLACMLKSGANVLLLDEPTNDIDVNTMRALEDALDNFAGCVLVISHDRWFLDRVATHIMAFEGDSSVVFYEGNYTDYEEDRKKRLGKDADTPHRIKYRKLTR, encoded by the coding sequence ATGAGCAACGAACCGGACAAGATTATTTATTCCATGATCCGCGTCACCAAGCGCCATGGCCAGAAGGAAGTGCTGAAAGATATTTCGCTTTCCTATTTCTACGGGGCCAAAATCGGCGTGCTTGGTCTGAACGGCGCGGGTAAATCCAGCCTGCTGCGCATTCTGGCGGGTGTGGATCAGGCCTTTGACGGCAAAACCGTGCTGGCCCCCGGCTACACCATCGGCTACCTTGAGCAGGAGCCGCTGAAGGACGAAACCCGCACCGTGCGCGAGGTTGTTGAAGACGGCGTGAGTGAACTCACCGCCATCGCCCGCGAATTTGAAGAAATCAACGCCAAGTTCGCCGAGCCTATGGAAGCGGACGAAATGGACGCGCTGATCACCCGTCAGGCCGAAGTGCAGGAACTCATGGACGCCAAAAACGTCTGGGATCTGGATTCGCGCCTTGAAATGGCCATGGACGCCCTGCGTTGCCCGCCCGGCGACATGCCGGTTCCGCAGATTTCTGGTGGTGAACGCCGCCGCGTGGCCCTGTGCCGCCTGCTGCTGGAATCGCCCGACATTCTGCTGCTCGACGAACCCACCAACCACCTTGACGCCGAATCGGTGGCCTGGCTCGAACGCTTTCTTTCCACCTTCCCCGGTACCGTCATCGCCGTTACCCATGACCGTTACTTCCTCGACAACGTGGCGGGCTGGATTCTGGAACTGGACCGTGGCCGGGGTATTCCGTGGAAGGGCAACTATTCCTCCTGGCTTGAACAGAAGCAGAAGCGTCTTGCCAACGAAGAAAGAACCGAAGCCGACCGGCAGAAGACCCTTCAGCGCGAACTGGAATGGGTGCGCATGTCGCCCAAGGGCCGTCACGCCAAGGGTAAGGCCCGCCTGAACGCCTACGAAGCCATGCTTTCGCACGAAAGCGAAAAGCGCGCGCCCGATCTGGAAATCTACATTCCGCCGGGGCAGCGTCTGGGCAAGGTTGTCTTTGAGCTTGAGGGGGTCAGCAAGGGCATGGGCGACAGGGAACTGATGGAAAACGTCAACGCCATCATTCCCCCCGGCGCCATTGTGGGTATTATCGGCCCCAACGGCGCGGGTAAGACCACCCTGTTCAAGATGCTTGTGGGGCAGGAAAAGCCCGACACCGGTACGCTCAAGGTGGGCGAAACCGTGCAGTTTGCCTATGTGGATCAGGGGCGCGAATCGCTCACGCCCGGCAAGACCGTGTATGAGGTCATCAGCGACGGTGCTGAAACCATCAAGCTGGGCGGCCGTGAAGTCAACGCACGCGCCTACTGCACGCGCTTCAACTTCCACGGTGCAGACCAGCAGAAGAAAGTGGACGTGCTTTCGGGCGGTGAACGCAACCGCGTGCACCTGGCCTGCATGCTCAAGTCTGGCGCCAACGTGCTGCTGCTTGACGAACCCACCAACGATATTGACGTAAACACCATGCGCGCCCTCGAAGACGCACTGGACAACTTTGCCGGTTGCGTGCTGGTCATCAGCCATGACCGCTGGTTCCTCGACCGCGTGGCCACGCACATCATGGCCTTTGAAGGCGATTCCAGCGTGGTGTTTTATGAAGGCAACTATACGGACTACGAAGAAGACCGTAAAAAGCGGCTCGGCAAGGATGCCGACACGCCGCACCGCATCAAGTACCGCAAACTGACGCGTTAG
- a CDS encoding bile acid:sodium symporter family protein produces MTSLILRVASTITRYMGVLILVCSALALWKPELFRWVAPYVTPLLGCIMFGMGMTLRLKDFSLVFSQPRALLLGLMAQFVCMPLLAFALCNIFSLPPDLAMGVILVGTAPGGTASNVLTFIAKGDVPYSVALTSLTTVVALVLMPVLTWLLGGVWVPVDMAGLFISILKIVVIPVLLGIVAHRYLAGLTNSALPFLPPLSALTITLVVAGIIAINAHSILGASVSIFLVVVCHNLLGMAFGYAAGRMWKFDEARCRALCFEVGTQNSGLATALALAHFSPVSAIAGALFSVWQNISGALVSNYFHGSEIRQNKP; encoded by the coding sequence TTGACCAGTCTTATACTGCGTGTTGCCAGTACCATCACCCGCTATATGGGCGTGCTCATACTTGTCTGCTCTGCCCTTGCACTGTGGAAGCCCGAACTATTCCGGTGGGTAGCCCCCTACGTGACGCCGCTTCTGGGCTGCATCATGTTTGGCATGGGCATGACGCTGCGCCTCAAGGACTTCAGCCTTGTGTTCTCCCAGCCCCGCGCCCTGCTGCTGGGCCTGATGGCCCAGTTTGTGTGCATGCCCCTGCTGGCCTTTGCGCTTTGCAACATTTTCTCTCTGCCGCCCGATCTTGCCATGGGCGTCATACTGGTGGGCACTGCCCCCGGCGGCACAGCTTCAAACGTGCTTACTTTCATAGCAAAGGGCGACGTGCCGTATTCCGTTGCGCTCACATCGCTTACCACGGTGGTCGCCCTGGTGCTGATGCCCGTGCTCACATGGCTGCTTGGCGGCGTGTGGGTTCCTGTGGATATGGCGGGCCTGTTTATTTCCATTCTCAAGATCGTGGTCATTCCCGTGCTGCTGGGCATTGTGGCGCACCGCTATCTTGCGGGGCTGACCAACAGCGCCCTGCCCTTTTTGCCCCCACTTTCCGCGCTTACCATCACTCTGGTGGTGGCGGGCATTATTGCCATCAACGCGCACAGCATCCTCGGGGCCAGCGTTTCCATTTTTCTGGTGGTTGTGTGCCACAACCTGCTGGGCATGGCCTTTGGTTATGCAGCCGGACGCATGTGGAAGTTTGACGAGGCCCGTTGCCGAGCTCTCTGTTTTGAGGTGGGCACGCAAAATTCCGGTCTTGCCACGGCCCTTGCACTGGCGCACTTTTCGCCCGTTTCAGCCATAGCCGGGGCGCTCTTCAGCGTGTGGCAGAATATTTCGGGTGCGCTGGTTTCCAACTACTTTCACGGCTCAGAAATCAGGCAGAACAAGCCCTGA